Genomic window (Zingiber officinale cultivar Zhangliang chromosome 2B, Zo_v1.1, whole genome shotgun sequence):
GCCTACTATGGGTTCGTTCAAGCATGAGATTGAGAGGAAACAAATGCTtactcttttccttcttcttgtattgttgGTTCCCACGGCAGTGAGTAATGTGGTGCTGATCGGAAAAAACGTGTCCTTGTCGTTTCCAGATGTCGAGGCCAATTTTGGTGAGTGTTTCGTATTTTTAGCAAGGTTTATTTGGCATCTTGCAATTGTATCATGGCTTATTGGTTCTCATATGTTGTTATGTGCAGCTCCACCAGTAAAAAGATCAGGTGAATCTGGAGTATTGTATCTCGCAGAGCCGTTAGAGGGGTGCACTAAGTTAACAAATGaaatttctaaaggtttaggtgATCCATTTGTGTTGATCAGAAGAGGAGAATGTTCTTTTGAAGCTAAAGTCAGGAATGCACAATATGCTGGTTTCAAAGCTGCTATCATATTTGACAACGAGGATAGAGGATCCCTGATTTCAAGTAAGACTTTTATAGTTTGCAGTATTGCAACTTTAGGATGTTTAGTAGAGCATTTTAAAAAATCTCGTCTTGGTTAGAGAGAACCAAATGTGCAGTTGCGTTGTAACGGGTCAAAGCAATATGATATTTGCCAATttcattaaaaattcaattacttTAATTTCTAATGGCGATCATACCTTGCTTTACATGATAAAACAACTAAGGCCTTATTTGTTTATCTCGAATAATTTAACTGTGATGGGAATTGGGAGCACACAACGAGGTGTCATGGAGGAGTTGGCAACAATTTTGTAATTGATTTTCATTTCCATGAGAAGTTTTTGGAATGAATGGTGGAATGTAATGGTAGGGTTTAGAAAACATTCCAAATGTATAAATCCTAATGGATTCAGTACTAAATCACAACACTTTTTTCCAAGCGAGTACTGTACGTGTGTCAGGATTCACAAATTATTATCATATTTCCTTTCATTTCTTATCTTTTTAATTTTCCATACTACTGGTATTGCCCAAATTCTTATTTTCTAGCAATTTTATTGGTGGTCAAACAAACATGAGCAATTTTCAAGATTACGAATATATAATTATAGGGTCCTTTGTTGGTGGATTCTGATACCCAATCTGTCATTAACAAGATTTAGCTTTTTTGAGGGCAGAACCCCATAGTTGTTTGAATACTCGATGGTTAATGGTGCGTTGTATGCCTTCTAGGTTAAAAGATGGGTCATGGGTTTATGTAGCTAATAAATAATAAAACTTACTAAACTTTGTAGCGAGGATGAGACTGTTGAGATGAAGGCATAAGGTTAATAACATAGATAAATAGAACACAAGTATTTGTGAGATGTTATTATGACAAACTAAgagagaatatgataaaacagAGTGTGTATGTCCAAATGGATTAGTTGAATCATTTAGAGTTAGAGGTAAGCAGTAGGAATTCAAAGAAAACTTGTCGAGTAGTAACCTAGATTTTACTGATAATTGGCCTTACAGTTCAATGATGGAGCAAGATCCATGCAAGTTCCTAAATAGTTAATACATGACTTTTTGTGTAGTTTTccttttggtattttcttattttttacaaTGATTTGTTGTCTGGGGATCGATTGAGTTCATCACCTGTCATCGCATCATGGTTACCCTTTGTAGTTAGCCTAGCGTCACTGTTATTCTTCCAATTATTTATGATTATAATTTAGTAGAATGAGAGGAATAAATAGTTGAATTTTTGCAGCAGAAACTCAAGCTGTATGCTGGTGAAAATTATAGGCTTTTGGATAGAATGAAATGAAATATGCATTTCCACTTCTACCCTTAGTGATCTTATTTAACACTTGTATTCATTTTAGCTTAGTTGAGCATGTTAGAGGTGATCCTTGTTTCTGATTTTCTTTTGCAGTTAATTATTGGAAACTGTTCTAATATATCGTAGTCAGCAGTTATTCTTTCACTTTTTCATGATCCATATTTCAATAAGATATTGCAGTGGCAGGAAATTCAGTTGGCATCCATATCCATGCTGTGTTCATTTCCATGGCTTCTGGTGAAACATTGCGGAAGTATGTTGGCTATGCTGGTTTGGAGTTGTGGATCTTACCTACCATTGACAGTTCGGCATGGTCAATTGTGGTCATTTCATTCATATCACTGCTAGCTATTTCTGCTGTGCTTGCCATGTGCTTTTTTGTCCGCAGAAATGTTATAAGGCATGAACAACATCGACTTCCTAATGTGCGTGAGTTTCACGGAATGAGTAGTCAATTAGTTAAAGCTATGCCAAGTCTCATATTCACCTCAGCTGTTGAAGATAATTGCACCTCAACAACTTGCGCTATTTGCCTAGAAGACTACTGTGTCGGGGATAAACTTCGCGTGCTTCCATGTCGGCATAGTGAGTTTTCCTTTTATCATAATTCAGTCTTATCACCTGTTTTGCTTGATGTTTGTGTCTTCCATAATCTATCTGAATGATTCATTATATTGGAACTGCATAATTTTGTGGCATTTCAACTCCACTAAGGGCCAGACAAAATATCATCTTAAAACAACAGTCCTAATACTCTTAGAAAGCTTCATTAAAACTTTAAACAAACTGTTATGATCAACAAACAATAAATCATCTGAACTGTATGTCCAATATACATAAGCTAAGGACCCTATCGTTTGGTTACTCGATTGGAAAGGTGTGAAGAAGAACTGAAGGGAAAGAAAGGCAGGATAGGATTAATCCTCCTTCACTTGGAAAGAAATGTAGAAAAGAAAGTTCTTATGAACTTCCAGCCAGTCTGTTCCATGGAAATGAACAGGACGTATGGAGAAGGAAAGATTGATGTTGATTGTTTTTTAGTTTTCGACTGGACAAAAACTGGTGGACAGCTGACTAAGTTTttgttcttttacttttcctcttTCATTGCTTAATGGTGAATGATTGATAATATTTTCATGTTCTTTTCCTTTTCAATTCCTCCTCTTCACCAATTCCTTGCATCCTAGTAAACACACTCCTGTCTTTAATCCTATATCTAGAAAACAATTTCAAAGTGTTATTGATGAAGACATTACTCATACTTTCCAACAATTCAAATCGCTAGAAAAGGCGGCGCATAGAGCTCTTAGAGCTCTACGTCTCATGTGTTACAGGAGGATTATAAACTCTGAAATGTTCTTCACATCGATAGGTAGGCTGGTCGAGTCTACTTAGTAAGGGCATTGTGATGCTaaaatgaatttaatttttgaagcTTTAAACTTCGCAAGGAATTTTATTGGTAGATCTTTTTAAGGTAgtagtttttatgtttttattagaaattatcttGTCTTGTTAGAGAATAGCGAATTTCTTCCAAATTTAATGGACTACTTTTGGGTACAGGATTATTTCTTTCATAGAGAATATAATTTATTTCAGTTTTGTGTTTATTTGGGGCCTTTAAAAGAAACCTTAATCGCCCCTTGTTGATCTTCTTCATATTAATATTTCACTTTGGTGTATTTAGTTTTGGTGCTACATCTCATAAACCCCTCATAATGCGAGCAATCCCTCTCATAACTACTAACTTGAAAATGTAATCTTGCTTTGCTCCGGCTCCATTTGTAGTGTGTCGTTTGTAGGCAAAGGCAGTAATCATTGCTCCCAATAACTGAGTTACTACACATGCCATGACCAGTAGAAGATTGCACATTGGCATGTCAGTCACTGAAACCCACTTAGCTACACTCCCATAATGGTTAGCCAAGTCAGGAGTCGCTGGATGCCTCGACGTTAATCTTCTACTTTAACCCAGAAGCTAAGTTGTCTAACATGCATAGAATCCATGAGGTCTAATCTGAATGGCATTCGGTGATTCTTTGTTTGGAGATTACGCGAGATGTTTATAACTGTAAAATCATTTACTTTTTGCTGGTTAATTTTACCGCCGACATCCTCTCGGGGAATCAATGTATCATTCATAATCGCTATTATACTACCTTTCTAGTTTTGACAATCAGAACTGCACACTTTCCTATCATCTGATAGTTTCTTAACGATTTAGTCTCCCGAGCTTATGTAGACAAAATGCCGATCCTGTGTGTTTACTGGTAGTTTTTCATGATTCATAATTGCTTCTAGTCGTTCTCCTAAGTACTTGTAACTCATGATCAGGTAATTTGTTGTCCCACTCTAATCTTTGTTGAATCATTGAACAGAGTTCCACGCGTTCTGCGTTGATTCCTGGCTCACTACTTGGAGGACATTCTGCCCTGTTTGCAAGCGAGATGCTATGGCAGGCGTAACTGATCTTCCGGCTTCTGAGCGCACGCCATTACTTTCTGGCACAACTCCGAGCACAATTCCTGTATCATCATTTCATTCTCCTGTGGCAGCATCTCCAGCCATCCGTATATCGGCAATGCCTCCCTGGTCACATTCAAATTCCAGACCTCATTCCTTCGCGAGTCCTAACAGTTCGCGAACAATGCCACTGCATCTCCAGTCTAATTCAAGTTTAACATCGAGCATTTCGCATATCCCTAACCTGCATAGTTCCTATGGCCGCTCACCATCAATTTGTATAAGTAGAAACTCTCTGGACCTCAGAAATTCATCGTCTCATAGATCTCGTTCGTACCTCGTATCTCCTCATTCCATTTACTCACCTATGAATTCTAGACTTGGATCCTCATACATGCCCGGCTCGAGTAATGCAGCCTCCAGCTATCTTGCGGCATCGTCCAGTAGACAATCTTACTTGAGACATTGTCCTGAATCAGAAGCAAGTTTATCGGCTTTAGCCTCGACAAATTCTTTACCAGGATGCTGATCTATACAATGGCTGCAGTTTTGATGTATATTATTCTTGGTTATGAAAACCTTTAGATTTTTCTTGTTGAATGACAGAGACATGTTGCTCGAGTATGTCTTGGTTATTCGGGTTTTATGGTTTTGATCTCTATTACGATTGTTTATCCTCGTTTCTTTCCTGATCGGATTACAGGTAGCTCTATCGGGCTAATCGAAGCTCACTGATGGTGATAATGCTCCGTTATTTTAATCGAATGAATTCGAAATTTTTTTCGAGTTAAGATCCAAATAGTTCACCAGCGACTTAGACTTGTTTATATACCTCTATCGGCAAGCTCATCAGGCTAGTTCATAGGAAGGAGTAGGGGTTTAGTTTCAGATTAGAAGTATAAATGAATGAATTGGGTCaaataatatgaaaaatatttaaattaagttaaaaaaatatgtgATATAAATAATTTGGACTCGAGCATAATCCGAAATAAAATTCAAGTTTGATTTGAGTCATTGGAACTTTGATTCAAGCATAATTaaactataatttaaaataaCTGAATtcgatttaaattatttaaaaattaatttgaacatatttaaattaaaatagtatAAAAACAACTTAGAGTTCTATTTGAATTTGTGTatgttaattttaaatataaattaaatattttttgaaccaatttcaaaattttaagaaaatcgATTTGTTTGCACCCTAGTGAAGATTACTAGATCATTCAATTGAAGTTTGGTTTGAATCGTTTCAACATTGATTCAAGCATAATTAAACTATAATTCAAAATGACTGAGTTcagtttaaattatttaaaatttaattggaacatatttaaattaaaatggtATAAAAACAACTAAAGTTTCATTTGAATTCGGATATATTAATTTCAaatacaaattaaatatttttcaaataaatttcaaaaatttgagaaaaTCGGTTTGTTTGCACCAGATTAATGGATCATTAAACTTGCTCTGAATATTTCATATTTACAGATTTAAGCAatactaaaatatttttaattcagatttgaaaattttcaattaccttttaattttttactaaattaataaatcaaatcatgttaCACATTAATTATAATTAGgcaatataattaaaatatattcaaCTGACTTTTAATTGAGATTTAAATTCCAtccaatttatcattttttttcctttttttattaaaCAAAATCGATCAATTTACATTTTTACCCCTTTGACGGTCAACATATATATACTTCTGCGTTGAAAGCGTACCTCGTTAGTGGATCGCCTCCGTTATATCCGATAGTGATCCGAACTGTTCGTCACGGCTGACATGTGcaagaattttacattttgaacgCCTGTCAGACCATTTATAACGGTTtttgttgttattttttaaataaaacaaGACGCGTTATAAGCGGGATAATTCCGCAGTGTTGGTTCTCTCACCGAACAGCAGGGACGGGTGGACGTCAAATCGCGACCTAAGATACGACGGAAGTCACGACCTCGGCTACATGATCAGAACGCGCCGCGTTTTTCTGCCGTGACTTATGGGGTAGCTCAAGTCGGTTCGCGTATCAGAtctcgttttttttttcttttggccgCGGCTTCCTCGCTTCACTCTTATCGCCGCTTGCTGCTCTGGTCTCAATCTCAGTTTGTGAATCTCGTCGGTGGAGGAGGAGCCGCTTGCTGCTCCGCTTTGATCGCCGGACGTTGCTGTTGGCCGCAGAGTGGTACTGTTCAAATTCCCTGCTTCGCTTTCCGTGGATCACCGACCTAGGATCACtgctttaaagtttttttttcccaaaaaagGAGAGTTCTTTTTGCGTTTTTGCTATCTTTATGTTAGATCTTATACGGAGTTTTGGCTTCTTTTTCGAGCTCGATTTTTCATCCATCAATGTCGGTTTTCTTCAGATCTGTCACCGTGCATAGGCTTGTGCATTTAAATGACGAGAGTATGCATTTGAGAATACCATTCACCGTTTTTATTGTTGTTTGGTGTAGATCTACAAGGTAGATCTTAGCAACCGGCTTCATTAATATTCGAAGGTAGCTAAAGGATTTTGTTATTGATGGTTGGAGATACTACTATTATTGCGTTTTAGTTTCTATTCATATTTGGTTGATGAAGTGCAAAATTCTCAAATCTGAGTCTATGATTTTAGATAGTAGCGCCTCTTGACGGCCACTCAATAGttcaatgagttttttttttaaaaaaatagttcatGATGTTTTGATTCATATTTTTGTCGTGGAATTTACTGACTAGGTTATGCTCAGATAGGATTGCTTCTCGACTTGTTAGCTTGATTTCATCTTATTATTTGCTTTTGTATTCCATCCATGTTAATATTTATCGCTCAATAATTTATTGACTTGTTAATGCGCTGAAGAGATACTTTCGTTTGAGATACTCAGGAGGACTATCCCTTCAATGTTTGGATAGATCCATTTGCAAAAAACATGCCATTTGGAGCTAGCTCAAGGATGGATGGTAGAAGAGCATCCTCATATTGCTCGACTACTACAATCATCACATTTGTCGCCCTTGGCTTAATAGCAGTTTGGATGATCACGTCCTCAACGGTTGTTCCTGCAGCTATATCTGATGCACAGCCTGATACTAACGAAAAGGTTTCAGTGCCAGATCCTACCTCCTTTGAAAGTCGTTCAGGAGACATGATTGAAGAGTCAAACGGTGGCGACAAAGACAATAATGTCCAAAATGAATCCAATTCGTTTACAAAGAAAGCATCTGAGACATCGTTAGAAAATGTAGAAGTGGAGAGTTCTTTAAAGAAGAGCCAAGACAATAAAGATGAGTCAGAGGATGATTCTAAAACTGGGAGCTTTAGTGATATTAATGGAGAGGAAACAGGAGAGACGAATCCGGAGGTTGGAGATTTGGATCAGGATACTAAAACAGGTGATAAGGTCGATCCCAAAGAAGATGAAAATGCTAATGAAGAGAAGAAATTAAATCAAGATGAGATATCAGATGATGACAAAACTCAAGGTGAAAAACATGGTACAATAGAGGAAAAGTTGGATCCAGAAGGAGGAAACATTGCACAAGATTCTGATGGGAGCAAGGAGGGGGGTGATCAATTTAAGGCCACCAGCAGCAATGAAGTCTTTCCTTCTGGGGTTCAATCAGAACTTTTAAATGAAACCAATACCCAGGATGGTACATGGTCTACACAAGCTGCAGAATCAAAGAATGAGAATGAGATGCAAAACGTTTCTTCCTCCAAAGAAGAAAATTTAGATTCCACTTGGAAGCTTTGTCAAGTCACTGCAGGAATAGACTATATTCCTTGCCTTGACAATGAAGCAGCTATTAAGTTACTTCATCTCACTGGACATTATGAACACAGAGAACGACATTGTCCTGATGAACCCCCAACCTGTCTTGTTCCACTACCCAATGGATACAGGCCACCAATTAGGTGGCCTCTGAGCAGGGAAAAGGTATTTTTTTTGGCCATTGTCTTTTCTCCTATTTGCTTCTGCATTAAATTCCTTCTGTAGTAAAGATTTGTGACTTTGTGTAGATATGGTACAACAATGTTCCTCATACCAAACTTG
Coding sequences:
- the LOC122047563 gene encoding receptor homology region, transmembrane domain- and RING domain-containing protein 1-like isoform X2; translation: MGSFKHEIERKQMLTLFLLLVLLVPTAVSNVVLIGKNVSLSFPDVEANFAPPVKRSGESGVLYLAEPLEGCTKLTNEISKGLGDPFVLIRRGECSFEAKVRNAQYAGFKAAIIFDNEDRGSLISMAGNSVGIHIHAVFISMASGETLRKYVGYAGLELWILPTIDSSAWSIVVISFISLLAISAVLAMCFFVRRNVIRHEQHRLPNVREFHGMSSQLVKAMPSLIFTSAVEDNCTSTTCAICLEDYCVGDKLRVLPCRHKFHAFCVDSWLTTWRTFCPVCKRDAMAGVTDLPASERTPLLSGTTPSTIPVSSFHSPVAASPAIRISAMPPWSHSNSRPHSFASPNSSRTMPLHLQSNSSLTSSISHIPNLHSSYGRSPSICISRNSLDLRNSSSHRSRSYLVSPHSIYSPMNSRLGSSYMPGSSNAASSYLAASSSRQSYLRHCPESEASLSALASTNSLPGC
- the LOC122047563 gene encoding receptor homology region, transmembrane domain- and RING domain-containing protein 1-like isoform X1, yielding MGSFKHEIERKQMLTLFLLLVLLVPTAVSNVVLIGKNVSLSFPDVEANFAPPVKRSGESGVLYLAEPLEGCTKLTNEISKGLGDPFVLIRRGECSFEAKVRNAQYAGFKAAIIFDNEDRGSLISNIAVAGNSVGIHIHAVFISMASGETLRKYVGYAGLELWILPTIDSSAWSIVVISFISLLAISAVLAMCFFVRRNVIRHEQHRLPNVREFHGMSSQLVKAMPSLIFTSAVEDNCTSTTCAICLEDYCVGDKLRVLPCRHKFHAFCVDSWLTTWRTFCPVCKRDAMAGVTDLPASERTPLLSGTTPSTIPVSSFHSPVAASPAIRISAMPPWSHSNSRPHSFASPNSSRTMPLHLQSNSSLTSSISHIPNLHSSYGRSPSICISRNSLDLRNSSSHRSRSYLVSPHSIYSPMNSRLGSSYMPGSSNAASSYLAASSSRQSYLRHCPESEASLSALASTNSLPGC
- the LOC122047563 gene encoding receptor homology region, transmembrane domain- and RING domain-containing protein 1-like isoform X3, producing the protein MGSFKHEIERKQMLTLFLLLVLLVPTAVSNVVLIGKNVSLSFPDVEANFAPPVKRSGESGVLYLAEPLEGCTKLTNEISKGLGDPFVLIRRGECSFEAKVRNAQYAGFKAAIIFDNEDRGSLISRNSVGIHIHAVFISMASGETLRKYVGYAGLELWILPTIDSSAWSIVVISFISLLAISAVLAMCFFVRRNVIRHEQHRLPNVREFHGMSSQLVKAMPSLIFTSAVEDNCTSTTCAICLEDYCVGDKLRVLPCRHKFHAFCVDSWLTTWRTFCPVCKRDAMAGVTDLPASERTPLLSGTTPSTIPVSSFHSPVAASPAIRISAMPPWSHSNSRPHSFASPNSSRTMPLHLQSNSSLTSSISHIPNLHSSYGRSPSICISRNSLDLRNSSSHRSRSYLVSPHSIYSPMNSRLGSSYMPGSSNAASSYLAASSSRQSYLRHCPESEASLSALASTNSLPGC